One Streptomyces sp. R28 DNA window includes the following coding sequences:
- a CDS encoding SCO3242 family prenyltransferase: MGKERAERPNPRLAWAELLRLPALFTVPGDALAGAPATAVHPNPRTLLAIGSSLCLYEAGMALNDWADREEDATERPHRPLPSGRIRPTAAFTAACALTCAGLALAARAGRPALAVAAPLAATVWSYDLALKHTPAGPAAMATARALDLLLGAAATTGRTRGALPSAALLGTHTLAVTAVSRQETKGGSPLAPLAALATTALLSRLLTHRPNRSPADPRQAAARGVPGTPPDVLASVTGRRRRRWSGPPRPTADTVSTAFAAAYAATAARPNFHAALNPSPPLTQRAVGGGIRATIPLQAALTARSGAVLTALFVAGLAPLGRRFGRRVSIT; encoded by the coding sequence CTGGGGAAGGAGCGCGCCGAGAGGCCGAACCCCCGCCTGGCCTGGGCCGAACTCCTGCGCCTCCCGGCCCTGTTCACCGTCCCCGGCGACGCCCTCGCAGGCGCCCCCGCCACCGCCGTACACCCCAACCCCCGCACCCTGCTCGCCATCGGTTCCTCCCTCTGCCTCTACGAAGCCGGCATGGCCCTCAACGACTGGGCGGACCGTGAGGAGGACGCCACGGAACGCCCGCACCGCCCCCTCCCGTCCGGCCGCATCCGCCCCACCGCAGCCTTCACCGCTGCCTGCGCCCTCACCTGCGCAGGCCTGGCCCTCGCCGCCCGGGCCGGTCGTCCCGCCCTCGCCGTCGCCGCGCCTCTCGCGGCCACGGTCTGGTCCTACGACCTGGCCCTGAAGCACACCCCCGCTGGACCGGCGGCGATGGCCACCGCCCGCGCCCTCGACCTCCTCCTCGGCGCCGCGGCCACCACCGGGCGCACCCGTGGGGCGCTCCCCTCAGCCGCTCTGCTCGGCACCCACACGCTTGCGGTCACCGCGGTGTCCCGCCAGGAGACGAAGGGCGGTTCACCCCTGGCACCCCTCGCGGCCCTGGCCACCACGGCCCTCCTCAGCCGCCTGCTGACACACCGCCCCAACCGAAGCCCGGCAGACCCCCGGCAAGCAGCCGCCCGCGGCGTGCCGGGCACCCCTCCCGACGTCCTCGCGTCCGTCACCGGTCGTCGCCGACGGCGTTGGTCCGGCCCGCCCCGGCCGACCGCCGACACCGTGAGCACAGCCTTCGCCGCCGCCTACGCCGCAACGGCCGCCCGCCCCAACTTCCACGCCGCTCTCAACCCTTCACCCCCGCTCACCCAACGAGCCGTCGGCGGCGGCATCCGCGCCACGATCCCCCTCCAGGCCGCGCTGACCGCCCGATCCGGTGCCGTCCTCACCGCCTTGTTCGTCGCGGGTCTCGCCCCGCTCGGTCGACGGTTCGGAAGAAGGGTGAGCATCACATGA
- a CDS encoding ThuA domain-containing protein — protein MRPTGRLATAVVGAAVLLGCVSEPAASQASRNPQATDDGKQVLVFSKTAGFRHDSIPDGVAAVKQLGETGGFTVDATEDAAAFTVGNLRRYDAVVFLSTTGDVLNAAQQTAFEGYIRRGGGYVGIHAAADTEYDWAFYGGLAGAYFQSHPAIQQATVDVEDHAHPATSGLAQTWNRTDEWYNYRSNPRERAHVLASLDESSYTGGTMNGDHPIAWCQNYQGGRAFYTGGGHTKESYAEPSFREHLLGGIRWAVGDAEADCRPENGYRPLFDGTQASLDGWHQAGPGSFTLSDDGTLTSTGGMGMLWYAASGFGSYSLKLDWRMAGDDNSGVFVGFPPSDDPWSAVNNGYEIQIDATDAPDRTTGAVYGFQSADLKKRDRALNPPGEWNTYEIRVEGERLRVWLNGVKINDFTNTDPARSLTDGHIGIQNHGADDEVSIRDVRIKELPTKSAKSSGLMASQGD, from the coding sequence ATGCGTCCAACCGGACGACTGGCAACGGCAGTCGTGGGAGCCGCCGTACTCCTCGGCTGCGTCTCGGAACCGGCCGCGTCACAGGCCTCGCGAAATCCGCAGGCCACGGACGACGGCAAGCAGGTCCTGGTCTTCTCCAAGACGGCAGGCTTCCGCCACGACTCGATCCCCGACGGCGTAGCCGCGGTGAAACAGCTCGGTGAGACGGGCGGCTTCACGGTCGACGCGACGGAGGACGCCGCGGCCTTCACCGTCGGCAACCTGCGCCGCTACGACGCGGTCGTGTTCCTGTCCACGACCGGAGACGTCCTGAACGCCGCCCAGCAGACGGCCTTCGAGGGCTACATCCGGCGCGGCGGAGGCTACGTCGGCATCCACGCGGCCGCCGACACCGAGTACGACTGGGCGTTCTACGGCGGCCTCGCCGGCGCCTACTTCCAGTCGCACCCGGCGATCCAGCAGGCGACCGTGGACGTCGAGGACCATGCCCACCCGGCGACATCGGGTCTGGCGCAGACGTGGAACCGCACGGACGAGTGGTACAACTACCGCTCGAACCCCCGGGAGAGGGCACATGTCCTCGCGTCCCTCGACGAGTCCTCGTACACAGGCGGCACCATGAACGGCGACCACCCGATCGCCTGGTGCCAGAACTACCAGGGCGGCCGCGCCTTCTACACGGGCGGCGGTCACACCAAGGAGTCCTACGCCGAGCCCTCGTTCCGTGAGCACCTGCTGGGCGGAATCCGCTGGGCCGTCGGCGACGCCGAGGCCGACTGCCGCCCGGAGAACGGCTACCGCCCGCTCTTCGACGGCACGCAGGCTTCGCTGGACGGCTGGCACCAGGCGGGCCCGGGCTCCTTCACCCTGTCCGACGACGGCACGCTCACGTCGACCGGCGGCATGGGCATGCTCTGGTACGCCGCGTCGGGCTTCGGGTCGTACTCCCTGAAGCTCGACTGGAGGATGGCCGGCGACGACAACTCCGGTGTGTTCGTGGGCTTCCCGCCCTCGGACGACCCGTGGTCGGCCGTCAACAACGGGTACGAGATCCAGATCGACGCGACCGACGCCCCCGACCGCACCACCGGGGCCGTGTACGGCTTCCAGTCCGCCGACCTCAAGAAGCGCGACCGCGCGCTGAATCCGCCGGGGGAGTGGAACACGTACGAGATCCGCGTGGAGGGCGAACGCCTCCGCGTCTGGCTCAACGGCGTGAAGATCAACGATTTCACCAACACCGACCCGGCCCGGAGCCTCACCGACGGACACATCGGCATTCAGAACCACGGAGCCGATGACGAGGTGTCCATCCGGGACGTCCGGATCAAGGAACTGCCCACGAAGTCCGCGAAGTCCTCCGGACTCATGGCTTCGCAGGGCGACTGA
- a CDS encoding EboA domain-containing protein, which produces MSAEARTGAQSWPDTSDTPNTPDVPNTSDASDASDTPGTTLALTPPAELRRRLTDRLGTAARAWLRRALDEAAAHPGTHGPISVWELRIAEAGRRCGPEHADAARVLILHAARADADAVTRVYFQGTAAERRAVLHALPHVVPDSAALPLVEDALRTNDTRLLAAAVGPYAARHLDPHQWRHAVLKCLFTGVPVVAVADLNRRAHGDVELARMLGDYAAERTAAGRPVPEDLYRVLTLTDPTATPPAPAAESGTRGTDGKES; this is translated from the coding sequence CTGAGCGCCGAGGCCCGGACGGGCGCCCAGAGTTGGCCGGACACCTCGGATACCCCGAACACCCCGGACGTTCCGAACACCTCGGACGCCTCGGACGCCTCGGACACCCCCGGCACCACCCTCGCCCTCACCCCGCCCGCCGAACTGCGCCGCCGTCTCACCGACCGCCTCGGCACCGCCGCCCGGGCCTGGCTCCGCCGAGCCCTCGACGAGGCCGCCGCCCACCCCGGCACCCACGGGCCCATCTCCGTCTGGGAGTTGCGCATCGCCGAGGCCGGGCGCCGCTGTGGCCCCGAGCACGCCGACGCCGCCCGCGTCCTCATCCTGCACGCGGCCCGTGCCGACGCGGACGCCGTCACCCGGGTCTACTTCCAGGGCACCGCCGCCGAACGCCGCGCCGTCCTGCACGCACTGCCCCACGTCGTGCCCGACTCGGCGGCCCTCCCGCTCGTCGAGGACGCCCTGCGGACCAACGACACCCGGCTCCTCGCCGCCGCCGTCGGCCCCTATGCCGCCCGGCACCTCGACCCCCACCAGTGGCGCCACGCCGTCCTGAAGTGCCTATTCACCGGTGTGCCCGTCGTCGCGGTGGCCGACCTGAACCGCCGCGCCCACGGCGACGTCGAACTCGCCCGCATGCTCGGCGACTACGCCGCCGAACGCACCGCCGCGGGCCGTCCCGTACCCGAGGACCTGTACCGCGTCCTGACCCTCACCGACCCCACGGCCACCCCACCCGCGCCCGCCGCCGAGTCCGGCACCCGCGGTACCGACGGCAAGGAGTCCTGA
- a CDS encoding inositol-3-phosphate synthase, whose product MSASLYPSDPRVGVWLIGARGSVATSVVAGCAAVTAGLHPPTGLVTETPTFAGSGLPALSSLVFGGHDTVDCPLPKRAEALAAGGVLPPGLPTAVHAELAAADREIRPGGPLPGDTRDEVQLIAAFASDIRDFIRRNELARTVVVNVASTEPAPTGAALPPSSLYAAAALRAGCPYVNFTPSTGLNHPVPAALASSTGLPYAGRDGKTGQTLLRSVLGPMFTQRALAVRAWSGTNLLGGGDGASLADPAAAAAKNAGKERVLADALGEVPEGEVHIDDVPALGDWKTAWDHIAFDGFLGTRMILQTIWQGCDSALAAPLVLDLARLTVRAHEAGLSGPLIELAFYFKDPVGEGPGALGEQYAALGRFAERLRGAGAERRGGGGVGAEPREVREAREVRGDGGEPPDERPDRRGEHGGAGRPEEQR is encoded by the coding sequence ATGTCCGCGTCCCTTTACCCGTCCGACCCGCGCGTCGGCGTCTGGCTGATCGGGGCGCGCGGCTCCGTCGCCACGAGCGTCGTCGCCGGGTGCGCCGCCGTCACCGCGGGCCTGCACCCGCCGACGGGCCTGGTCACCGAGACGCCGACGTTCGCGGGCAGCGGCCTGCCCGCGCTGTCGTCCCTCGTCTTCGGCGGCCATGACACGGTGGACTGCCCCCTGCCCAAACGCGCGGAGGCCCTGGCGGCAGGCGGCGTCCTGCCTCCCGGTCTCCCCACGGCCGTACACGCCGAACTCGCCGCCGCCGACCGCGAGATCAGGCCCGGCGGCCCACTTCCCGGAGACACGCGCGACGAAGTCCAGCTCATCGCCGCCTTCGCCTCGGACATACGGGACTTCATACGGCGGAACGAGCTCGCCCGGACCGTCGTCGTGAACGTGGCCTCCACCGAGCCCGCCCCCACCGGCGCCGCCCTGCCCCCGAGTTCGCTGTACGCGGCGGCGGCCCTGCGCGCGGGCTGCCCGTACGTGAACTTCACTCCGTCCACGGGCCTGAACCACCCCGTGCCGGCCGCCCTCGCCTCGTCGACCGGCCTGCCGTACGCGGGCCGCGACGGCAAGACGGGGCAGACACTGCTCCGCTCGGTCCTGGGCCCGATGTTCACCCAGCGGGCGCTGGCAGTCCGCGCCTGGTCCGGCACGAATCTGCTCGGCGGCGGCGACGGCGCCTCCCTGGCCGACCCGGCCGCGGCGGCGGCCAAGAACGCCGGCAAGGAGAGGGTGCTGGCGGACGCGCTGGGCGAGGTGCCCGAGGGCGAGGTCCACATCGACGACGTCCCCGCGCTCGGCGACTGGAAGACCGCCTGGGACCACATCGCCTTCGACGGCTTCCTCGGCACCCGCATGATCCTCCAAACCATCTGGCAGGGCTGCGACTCGGCCCTCGCGGCCCCGTTGGTCCTCGACCTCGCCCGCCTGACCGTACGCGCCCACGAGGCAGGCCTGTCCGGACCGCTCATCGAACTGGCCTTCTACTTCAAGGATCCGGTGGGGGAAGGGCCGGGGGCGCTGGGCGAGCAGTACGCGGCACTGGGGCGGTTCGCGGAGCGGCTGCGGGGGGCCGGGGCTGAGCGGCGGGGCGGGGGAGGGGTCGGGGCTGAGCCGCGGGAGGTGCGGGAGGCAAGGGAAGTGCGGGGAGACGGGGGTGAGCCGCCGGACGAGCGTCCCGATCGGCGTGGCGAGCACGGTGGTGCCGGCCGTCCCGAGGAGCAGCGGTGA
- a CDS encoding sugar phosphate isomerase/epimerase family protein produces MSRFSQTDPELAHHLTRRGMLGVAAGTTAAALLGAAAAPATAAPGTASAPGTASRAAGRGRPVLPPGRLGIQLYSLRDKVSTLGFAPVFAELEKYGYDEVEFAGYTQGSAGPITLAQLKRLARNHGLNPIGSHVGYYSNDPGAYTFAQNLTKVLDDAQALGLKHIGTASGPFRYGSTVDAWKRAAEEFNTYGAAARARGMKFYQHNHSEEFSFATDNPKVRLYDVLLAETDPDLVFLEMDIFWAYSGQFRFSKRPDGSAAPFEPLDYVLKQPHRYPLFHVKDGVSDSADQYGYRMVDVGDGDIDYQRFISAVTRLRGQRFAHHWQAEHDNPTESFTFARRSSEHLHSLREKC; encoded by the coding sequence ATGAGCCGCTTTTCCCAGACGGATCCCGAACTCGCCCACCACCTCACCAGACGAGGCATGCTCGGCGTGGCCGCGGGCACCACGGCCGCCGCCCTGCTGGGCGCCGCCGCAGCCCCCGCGACCGCCGCCCCCGGCACCGCGTCCGCCCCCGGCACAGCCTCCCGCGCCGCCGGCCGTGGCCGCCCCGTCCTCCCGCCCGGCCGGCTGGGCATCCAGCTCTACAGCCTGCGCGACAAGGTCTCCACGCTCGGCTTCGCCCCCGTCTTCGCCGAGTTGGAGAAGTACGGCTACGACGAGGTCGAGTTCGCCGGATACACCCAGGGCTCGGCCGGCCCGATCACCCTCGCCCAGCTCAAGCGGCTCGCCCGGAACCACGGCCTGAACCCGATCGGCAGCCACGTCGGCTACTACTCCAACGACCCCGGCGCCTACACCTTCGCCCAGAACCTCACCAAGGTCCTCGACGACGCCCAGGCCCTCGGCCTGAAGCACATAGGCACCGCCTCCGGGCCGTTCCGCTACGGCTCCACCGTCGACGCCTGGAAGCGCGCCGCCGAGGAGTTCAACACCTACGGCGCGGCGGCGAGAGCACGTGGCATGAAGTTCTACCAGCACAACCACTCCGAGGAGTTCTCCTTCGCCACCGACAACCCCAAGGTCCGCCTGTACGACGTGCTGCTCGCCGAGACCGACCCCGACCTCGTCTTCCTGGAGATGGACATCTTCTGGGCGTACTCGGGCCAGTTCCGCTTCTCGAAGCGGCCGGACGGATCGGCTGCCCCCTTCGAGCCGCTGGACTACGTACTGAAGCAGCCGCACCGCTACCCGCTCTTCCACGTCAAGGACGGTGTGAGCGACTCGGCCGACCAGTACGGCTACCGCATGGTCGACGTCGGCGACGGTGACATCGACTACCAGCGGTTCATCTCCGCCGTAACCAGGCTGCGCGGCCAGCGATTCGCCCACCACTGGCAGGCGGAGCACGACAACCCGACCGAGTCCTTCACCTTCGCACGGCGTTCCAGTGAGCACCTGCACTCGTTGCGCGAGAAGTGCTGA
- a CDS encoding alkaline phosphatase family protein: protein MGRPTPLLVLDVVGLTPRLLDHMPRLKTLAQSGSHAPLGTVLPAVTCAAQSTFLTGTHPSEHGIVGNGWYFRDLGDVLLWRQHNGLVAGDKLWDAARRAHPGYTVANICWWYAMGADTDITITPRPIYYSDGRKEPDCYTRPPALHDELTEKLGAFPLFHFWGPGADLVSSRWIIDATRHIIRTRHPDLTLCYLPHLDYDLQRFGPDDPRSLKAAADLDAAMAPLLDDARAEGRTVVALSEYGITRVSRPVDINRALRRAGLLEVHTQDGMEYLDPMASRAFAVADHQIAHVYIRRPEDLDATRAALDGLPGIEQLLDNGGKKAHHLDHPRSGELVAVAEPDAWFTYYYWLDDARAPDFARLVEIHRKPGYDPVELFMDPLDPYVKVKAATALARKKLGMRYRMAVVPLDPSPIRGSHGRLPASDDDGPLLICSTPRAVGDRVAATDVKSLLLQLAGLG from the coding sequence ATGGGACGTCCCACCCCTCTCCTCGTCCTCGACGTCGTCGGCCTCACCCCCCGTCTCCTCGACCACATGCCCCGCCTCAAGACGCTCGCCCAGTCCGGCTCCCACGCGCCGCTCGGCACCGTCCTGCCCGCGGTCACCTGCGCCGCCCAGTCCACCTTCCTCACCGGCACCCACCCGTCGGAGCACGGCATCGTCGGCAACGGCTGGTACTTCCGCGACCTCGGCGACGTACTCCTGTGGCGCCAGCACAACGGACTGGTCGCCGGCGACAAACTCTGGGACGCCGCCCGCCGCGCGCACCCCGGCTACACCGTCGCCAATATCTGCTGGTGGTACGCCATGGGCGCCGACACCGACATCACCATCACCCCCCGCCCGATCTACTACTCCGACGGCCGCAAGGAACCCGACTGCTACACCCGGCCGCCCGCCCTGCACGACGAACTCACCGAAAAACTGGGCGCCTTCCCGCTCTTCCACTTCTGGGGCCCCGGTGCGGACCTGGTCTCCAGCCGCTGGATCATCGACGCGACCCGCCACATCATCCGCACCCGGCACCCCGACCTGACGCTCTGCTACCTCCCTCATCTCGACTACGACCTGCAGCGCTTCGGCCCCGACGACCCACGCTCGCTGAAAGCAGCCGCCGACCTGGACGCCGCCATGGCCCCGCTGCTGGACGACGCACGCGCCGAAGGCCGTACCGTCGTCGCGCTGTCCGAATACGGCATCACCCGCGTGAGCCGCCCCGTCGACATCAACCGCGCCCTGCGGCGGGCAGGCCTGCTCGAAGTGCACACCCAGGACGGCATGGAGTACCTGGACCCGATGGCGTCACGTGCCTTCGCCGTCGCCGACCACCAGATCGCTCACGTCTACATACGCCGACCGGAAGACCTCGACGCGACCCGGGCGGCCCTGGACGGTCTGCCCGGCATCGAGCAACTCCTCGACAACGGGGGCAAGAAGGCCCACCATCTCGACCATCCACGTTCCGGCGAGCTCGTCGCCGTCGCGGAGCCGGATGCCTGGTTCACGTACTACTACTGGCTCGATGACGCCCGCGCGCCCGACTTCGCGCGACTCGTCGAGATCCATCGCAAACCCGGCTACGACCCGGTCGAACTCTTCATGGATCCCCTCGACCCCTATGTCAAGGTCAAGGCCGCGACCGCGCTCGCCCGCAAGAAACTGGGCATGCGCTACCGCATGGCGGTCGTGCCCCTGGATCCGTCACCTATTCGCGGCAGCCACGGCCGCCTTCCCGCGAGCGACGACGACGGTCCGCTCCTCATCTGCTCCACCCCCCGCGCTGTCGGCGACCGCGTCGCGGCCACCGATGTGAAGTCACTCCTGCTCCAACTCGCCGGTCTCGGCTGA
- a CDS encoding TatD family hydrolase, whose translation MRLFDPHIHMTSRTTDDYEAMHAAGVRAVVEPSFWLGQPRTSPASFLDYFDSLLGWEPFRAAQYGIAHHCTLALNPKEANDPRCVPVLDELPRYLVKDQVVAVGEIGYDSMTPAEDTALAAQLQLAAVHELPALVHTPHRDKLAGLRRTLDVVRESALPPDRVLVDHLNETTVKEAKDSGCWLGFSVYPDTKMDEERMVAILRAYGTEQVLVNSAADWGRSDPLKTRKVADLMLAEGFGEDDVDLVLWRNPVAFYGLSGRLTLDVAAPEATHEGNSILRGAPKDPDGPAGAPRVSDAPAGAPRESADPMGALRASDEPVGEPRRWDAPAAAPAPGA comes from the coding sequence ATGCGCCTCTTCGACCCCCACATCCATATGACGTCCCGCACGACCGACGACTACGAGGCCATGCACGCCGCCGGTGTCCGCGCCGTCGTTGAGCCCTCTTTCTGGCTCGGCCAACCCCGCACGTCTCCCGCCTCCTTCCTCGACTACTTCGACTCCCTTCTCGGCTGGGAGCCCTTCCGCGCCGCCCAGTACGGCATCGCCCATCACTGCACACTCGCCCTCAACCCCAAGGAGGCGAACGACCCGCGCTGTGTCCCCGTCCTCGACGAACTGCCCCGGTATCTGGTCAAGGACCAGGTCGTCGCCGTCGGCGAGATCGGCTATGACTCGATGACCCCCGCCGAGGACACCGCGCTTGCCGCCCAGCTCCAGCTCGCCGCCGTCCATGAACTGCCCGCGCTCGTCCACACCCCGCACCGCGACAAGCTGGCCGGCCTGCGCCGCACCCTCGACGTCGTCCGGGAGTCCGCCCTGCCCCCGGACCGCGTCCTCGTCGACCACCTCAACGAGACGACGGTCAAGGAGGCCAAGGACAGCGGCTGCTGGCTCGGCTTCTCCGTCTATCCCGACACCAAGATGGACGAGGAGCGGATGGTCGCGATCCTGCGCGCGTACGGGACCGAGCAGGTGCTGGTGAACTCCGCCGCCGACTGGGGCAGAAGCGACCCCCTGAAGACCCGCAAGGTCGCCGACCTGATGCTGGCCGAAGGCTTCGGCGAGGACGACGTGGACCTGGTGCTCTGGCGCAACCCCGTGGCCTTCTACGGGCTCAGCGGACGCCTCACCCTCGATGTCGCGGCCCCGGAGGCGACCCATGAGGGCAACTCCATCCTCCGTGGCGCTCCGAAGGACCCCGACGGTCCGGCCGGCGCCCCCCGAGTGTCGGACGCCCCGGCCGGCGCTCCGCGAGAGTCGGCCGACCCGATGGGCGCACTGCGGGCGTCGGACGAGCCGGTCGGCGAACCAAGAAGGTGGGACGCCCCGGCCGCCGCCCCGGCCCCGGGGGCGTGA
- the eboE gene encoding metabolite traffic protein EboE: MRFRHPDGSTVHLAYCTNVHPAETLDGVLAQLRDHCEPVRRRLGRDRLGIGLWLAKDAAHALVSDPSALRGLRTELDRRGLEVVTLNGFPYEGFGAEEVKYRVYKPDWADPERLEHTTALARVLAGLLPDDVTQGSISTLPLAWRTDYDDERAEAARTALVTLAERLDALQELTGRDIRVGLEPEPGCTVETTADAIAPLTVVGHDRIGICVDTCHLATSFEDPHTALDALVEAGVPVVKSQLSAALHAEHPHLPDVREALAAFDEPRFLHQTRTATAAGMRGTDDLGEALKGDALPDASPWRAHFHVPLHAAPVAPLTSTLPVLKAALTRLVGGPHPLTRHLEVETYTWQALPAELRPRARSQLADGIAAELTLARDLLTDLGLKELP; this comes from the coding sequence ATGCGCTTCCGGCACCCCGACGGATCCACCGTCCACCTCGCGTACTGCACGAACGTCCACCCGGCCGAAACCCTCGACGGTGTCCTCGCCCAACTCCGCGACCACTGCGAACCTGTCCGCCGACGGCTCGGCCGTGACCGTCTCGGCATCGGCCTGTGGCTCGCCAAGGACGCCGCCCACGCCCTCGTCTCGGACCCGTCCGCCCTGCGCGGCCTGCGCACCGAACTCGACCGGCGCGGCCTCGAGGTCGTCACCCTCAACGGCTTCCCGTATGAGGGCTTCGGCGCGGAAGAGGTCAAGTACCGCGTCTACAAGCCGGACTGGGCCGATCCCGAACGCCTCGAGCACACCACCGCCCTGGCCCGAGTACTCGCCGGGCTCCTCCCCGACGACGTCACCCAAGGCAGCATCTCCACACTTCCCCTCGCCTGGCGCACCGACTACGACGACGAGCGCGCCGAGGCCGCCCGCACCGCCCTGGTCACCCTCGCCGAACGCCTCGATGCCCTGCAGGAGTTGACCGGCCGCGACATCCGCGTCGGCCTCGAACCCGAACCCGGTTGCACCGTCGAGACCACCGCCGACGCCATCGCCCCGCTCACCGTGGTCGGGCACGACCGCATCGGCATCTGCGTCGACACATGTCACCTCGCCACCTCCTTCGAAGATCCGCACACCGCCCTGGACGCGCTCGTTGAAGCCGGCGTCCCCGTCGTCAAATCCCAGCTCTCAGCTGCCCTGCACGCCGAACACCCCCATCTCCCCGATGTCCGCGAGGCTCTCGCCGCCTTCGACGAACCCCGCTTCCTGCACCAGACCCGCACCGCCACCGCCGCCGGCATGCGCGGCACCGACGACCTCGGCGAGGCACTCAAGGGCGACGCCCTCCCCGACGCCTCCCCGTGGCGTGCCCACTTCCACGTCCCACTCCACGCGGCCCCCGTCGCGCCCCTCACCTCCACACTCCCCGTTCTCAAGGCCGCACTGACCCGGCTCGTCGGCGGCCCGCACCCGCTCACCCGCCACCTCGAGGTCGAGACCTACACCTGGCAGGCCCTCCCAGCCGAACTGCGCCCCCGTGCCCGCAGTCAACTCGCCGACGGAATCGCCGCCGAACTCACCCTCGCTCGCGATCTGTTGACCGATCTCGGTCTGAAGGAGCTGCCATGA
- a CDS encoding sugar phosphate isomerase/epimerase family protein yields MSHATIGGPARSSEVPRAGGGSHGTSAEHASAVSRTPAGTPLRFGYGTNGLADLRLDDALALLADLGYDGVGLTLDHMHLDPLAPDLTARTRRLAHRLGALGLDVTVETGARYVLDPRRKHGPSLLDPDPHDRARRVALLIRAVRVAADLGAHAVHCFSGITPPGTDPETAWHRLADTLTPVLDAAATAGAPLAVEPEPGHLLATLADFHRLRRALGDPEYLGLTLDIGHCQCLEPLSPADCVRAAAPWLRHVQIEDMCRGIHEHLPFGDGEIDFPPVLAALTATGYQGLTVVELPRHSHAGPHFAELSLPFLRGAEATATGSPVLVPPHGDPSATPEGSTS; encoded by the coding sequence ATGAGCCACGCGACAATCGGGGGCCCAGCCCGGTCCTCCGAGGTGCCGAGGGCCGGTGGCGGCTCTCACGGCACCAGCGCCGAGCACGCCAGTGCCGTCTCCCGAACGCCCGCCGGGACCCCCCTCCGCTTCGGCTACGGCACCAACGGGCTCGCCGACCTCCGCCTCGACGACGCCCTCGCCCTGCTCGCCGACCTCGGCTACGACGGCGTCGGCCTGACCCTCGACCACATGCACCTGGACCCGCTCGCCCCGGACCTCACGGCCCGGACCCGCCGCCTCGCGCACCGCTTGGGCGCGCTCGGTCTGGACGTCACCGTAGAGACAGGCGCCCGCTATGTGCTCGACCCGCGCCGCAAACACGGCCCCTCCCTCCTGGACCCCGACCCGCACGACCGTGCCCGCCGCGTCGCCCTGCTGATCCGCGCCGTCCGGGTAGCGGCCGACCTCGGTGCCCACGCCGTCCACTGCTTCAGCGGCATCACGCCGCCGGGAACCGATCCGGAGACCGCCTGGCACCGCCTGGCCGACACACTCACTCCCGTCCTGGACGCCGCTGCCACCGCCGGCGCCCCCCTCGCCGTCGAGCCCGAACCGGGCCACCTCCTCGCCACCCTCGCCGACTTCCACCGGCTCCGCCGTGCGCTCGGCGACCCCGAATACCTCGGCCTGACCCTCGACATCGGCCACTGCCAGTGCCTCGAACCCCTCTCTCCCGCCGACTGCGTACGCGCCGCCGCCCCCTGGCTGCGCCACGTCCAGATCGAGGACATGTGCCGCGGCATCCATGAGCACCTCCCCTTCGGCGACGGCGAGATCGACTTCCCACCCGTGCTCGCCGCCCTCACCGCCACCGGCTACCAGGGCCTGACCGTCGTCGAACTGCCCCGCCACTCCCACGCGGGCCCCCACTTCGCCGAACTCTCCCTCCCGTTCCTGCGCGGCGCCGAAGCCACGGCCACCGGATCACCCGTACTCGTCCCACCCCATGGCGATCCCTCCGCCACCCCTGAAGGGAGCACCTCATGA